The genomic DNA TCTTTTATCTACTGTCATTGTTTAAACAATCAACAATTAACTCTAAGCTACTGCCTGTGCCACAAGCTAGCGTTAGCCTAACGTAGGCGCCTTCAATAACGAGCCAgtgaaacaatttaaaagaCCAAAAGGGAAACGACTGAGTTCATATCACAACtcaggaaataaataaacacaacttaCCAACAAACCGTCGAcgagacacacagaaacaacttTTCTTCACTTGAGAGATCAAGCACAGCAAAGTTTGCTCGactgctccacttcctgttcctgacAGCTCCTCAGACAGAACACACTTCCGCACTAATTTTCCAAAGTAATACATTAACGTGTTGATGTAAGGCATTGATATGGATGTGAAACGCACCATTGTTAGTTTAGCAGTTGATtatcaacatttaaaacatcaatgtcttttttttacttttgtttagaCACTTTTCCTTCCTATATAGATTAAGGACAGatattctgactttattctGAAGGCCAAACCTCTTTACTTCCCGTGTTTAACCTGAACATGTTTAATTTCATGGAGAGGATTAATTTCAGGATTGTTGCATCAGTTTTCTAATGAACTGACATGTGAGTGTATATTCATGCTGCAAAACTGTGACACACAGCAAATTCATCAAAATCAATAAAGCTATACTAATTATTTTCCAAACAGTAAGACGTTCAGGAAATTAATGATTGTAACAGCATCATATAATAGGCTTGTCATTTTCGTTTTGTTTCCCAACTTTAAAGACTCAATGAATATATGAACATGTCAATATCCTTCATATCAAACCATGACTAAGCGCATTCTAAATAATCAACGATTAGCAAAAGAATCTCCCTGAGTAAGACAGGCATTAATAACAACTAATAATTCTCTTAAATAATCTATATGGTTATTGTGTAGTTAAGGCTTGAGTAAGAAGACGGACATCATTAATGCAACTATagctttgacattttatttggaattaaaaaaaaaaaaagaataattaaaaacaaatatatcacATATCAATGAACTGATGTTTCCATGTCTTGTACTGACCCATATGTGTTCTGGAGGTAATCTATTACAGCTGAGGTACTGGATAGAGAATTGAACACTTTTCTCTCAGGCTGGGAGCTAACCCTCTCCAGCATGTAGGTAAGATGGTGGTGGAAGCAGGTGAAGGGAGTGCCCTGCTCGATAGAGATGTCCACCCAGTCCCATATACACTCCAAAGGAGTATCCTCATAGCCAGCGAACATGGCAGGGTTAGTGAGCAGCCCCCGTGCAGCCATCACACCTAATAATgacagtcaaacacacaaaagattTAGAAACTACAGAGAAATGTCATTTACGTATTCATCATTATCGTAGGTTTCCACGAGTGCACTTTGGCTGAAAACAAACCTACCATCAACACCAGTAAGCTGGTAAGTGGACTCCACATCACGGAGGTACTTTATGTCTCCGTTGGCAATGACTGGTACAGATAAGCTGTCTTTGATTGTCTTTATTGCATCATAATGAACAGCCTGGTGGCGTTCTTCAGCTGTACGTCCATGGACTGTTATCCACGACACACCAGCTGATTCGGCCTTCTGGCACAGATCCACTGTCCGCCTCAGGTCCTTGTGAATTCTGTGGATGTGAATTAATATTGTTTGATTCTACGGGCGTGTCACAGTCaaaaattaaacaattaaaataataatgttttaataAGAATACACAGAGGACATTCTAAACTTGTCGCTTCTATCTGGAACAAAAACTATGTAATGGTGTCTCTAAATTACCTAAACATTAGTGTTGTAATTCTCTACTGTTTAGTGTCGTCTTGATTATCGGCTGACAAAGTTAATGATATCTCTAAAATAGTCTATTATTACACTGGTCTAGGTTTCTTCACCTTATTTTGATTGATGTGGCATAGTTTGGATTGTCCACTTGGTTTCGGACATGTCTGACCATGTCTTTCACGAGCTCAGGCTTGTTGATGAGACACGCACCATACCCAGATGACATAGCccacctgaaaacacaacaacagagctAAATAAACAACTTGAATTTAAAATTCTGTCTATCTATGCTGGCTTAATGAATCATCAAAGTAACATGGATGAAACATAAAACCAAAATCAACCAGTCAAACAAACTGTGAGCTTCTGCAAAATCAAAACTAATTTGATTAAGAATTGGAGAAACTTTTAGATCCCTGCAGGGAAATTGCTTTGTTACAATTGCTTAACACACAGCTATAAGATAGGAAGTCACTGAAAGAGGAGACTAAAATGATTTCAATTACAGAGCGATAAAAAAGGAGTGGAGGCCAAAATGTCTCAGGGCCTGCGGTCAGTAGCTGCACCTCTGAGGACAGCCACAGTTGAGGTCAACTCCATCTGAGAAAGGTGCAACTACACAGGCTGCGTCAGCCAGAGTCTGAGCGTCGTGGGCAGCAAACTGTACGATCAGGGGCCGGTCACCTGAGGACGACAGGGAGAAACAATCAATGATGATAAACATCTTGGTGATGGCAACATGTGGAAAGATGGAGAACTTTGTATTAAGGTACAGTGCATTAAAAGTACATTATTACTTTGGCACTGAGGAGAATGGTTTCAAACCCATTCCATACATTTACTGGTtagtttgcatgtttgtttctactggacagattatcaTGAATGGGTATTTATGGATAATTTGTTGCGGTTCAAATTAAACATCCAAATGAAAGTGACTTCATATATTTACTACTACtatttcatgtcaaaatggctgctgtgaaGAAGGTCTATAACATTATAACGTTACTACTCACACTCGTTGGTGGTGAATTCACTGTCTCTGGCTTTGACGGATCGTATGAAGTCAGCGGCTACGATCATGGGAGTGAAGCAGATGTCACAGTCGTATTTCCTCACCAACGACCTGAACGCAAGcctgtggaaataaataaattcactGATCACAACAACaagtattaatattataatattaataaattgCAGTGTGCAACAGACAAGATTGATGGATAGAGAGCTagaaagatagatggatagatagatggatgatagatggatggatggatagatagaagatatgatagatggatgatagatagatggatagagagagagataggtggagagatgaatagatagatggacagatagatcaACTGTATTATCCACATCAGTAAAAATTCTCCTAAATACAGCAAAAAGTAAACATGTgacacaaaaaaattaaaacatacaaatatacgATACTCAACACAGTAGTAAAACATTCTAAAGTGCAAAGGACAGCAAGTAAttagtataaataaatacatacatacaaaatacaagGGAGCATATCTTACAGTATCTGTCCCTAAAGCAGTTAACAGTGTTTACAGAATGTTCCAGGACACACGTTTGAAGTGGGACTTACTTCGAGTATCGAACCATGGGTGCACAGATCTTCAGGACCTTTCCCTTTTCGAACATGTCCATGATGCTGCTGTTTCCATTACAAGTCTTCattctctctccagcagcaccGTTGGCCGGCTAACGCTACAAGCTAACTAGCTAAACACTGAAGAACAGAGTCTGAGATCTAATTCCTTGTTGGGCTAGTAAACAAACAGGCTACACAAACTACGAGGCTCCACAGAAACAACAGAGTTTACCCCGGAACCCATTAAACAACAGAGTTTACTGCAGGAACCATTAAACTACAGATTTCCTCCTCCATGCGGAAACTGAGCCGTGTGTGACTGACCTCTGAACTCATGACGTCAGAACACCcaacgtgtgcgtgtgtatttttttattatgatttttttttttaatcacactatGTAACAAACTGATTCCAGTGGGATCACTCTAAGTTTGAGAtggaattttttattttaaatcctatatgtatatattataaaaaggtTCGATGTCAAAGTGATTGTTATGTCACCGCCATTCAAGGAAATGCTGCGTTCACGTCCTATAGGTAAAGACAGCTCTCGAACTTTAGCGTCACTAAACCATGTGGTTCTCAAAGTTAAAAGTTTCCAGATCAATGGGTGTTCTACGGAGCCCCTGAAGCCCCaagataaaagataaacagCAGCAGTCCGTTTCTGCGCAGGAAGTCGAggtaaatacaaaaacaattgtttttaattaaaaataaataaataacaaaaaataaagtaaattttcatcactttctaatttttgtaagaatttgagcatgttaaagccctcaaaaagcgaACTCATTtgcatgaaaaataataataataatcctaacaatttcaatagggcctcactgtctgtcagtgccggTCAGTGCTCGGCCCTAATTAAAATTAAGATCCATCCTAAGATCTATTATGTTGGAAATTTGATATAAAGGACAGGATCAATCTTGATCCTCTGAAATCAAACGGAGGCAGTACCTCTCTCCTTGCGCCACAAGACGGCAGTGGAGCAACAGAATTTTCTGAAGACACGTCAATGTGTGGAgtcttaaagggacagttcaacCTACTGTAAATATGAGCACATATTTTCCCACATAAACATGTGGATCGCACAGCCATGTACCCAGGATGCTTCCGTGGGAATCGCTGAGGTTTATAGAGCCTTTTTGTTTATAGAGCCTTTTTGTGCAGAGTGCCTGCCTCTTTCTGAGTGAGGAAGAAAATCAGGTCTGTATTTTAAGGATTTATACATTCATGTGCTCGAGGTTTGTTACAGGGTTTATTACTTCAAATACTGCAGTCATCTTTTAAAAAGGACAAGAATACCAACTCACAGACAGTTGATGACCTAAtaaacactttatttcaaaCTGGCACTGAGCAAGTGACGAATATCAAAAAGAAGCGTCGACACACAGTCCCGTTAATCAGCTGAAAACAATCTCAGATCCTAGAacagaataaatacaatttcaatCCATGTCGAGCCCAAAAGAAAGTGATAGCAGTGGAATGCAGCTTGTTAGTGACATTGAGCAATATCAAAAATATGATCCACGATCCAACTATACTACGTTCTTAATCTATTTTAGCTTGCACGTCACAATATGAACAGATAAATTCCCTTGATTGAGCAACATTTACATCCTACATTACAAATCGTAGTCATAAACAGTGGCCGGAGAAAAGGCTTGGGCAGAGCTCAGCTTGTGCTACtttgtgcagaaacacacacacacacacacacgataccctgtgaggaaacacaacacacgTGTGTAAAGTTAATTTCACCACATCCTCTGTACATTGTGAATAAGTTAGTGATTTCTGAGCATGCGTCCAAACTCCAGCAACACATTTATTCGCCTTCTCTCTGCTGTACACAATAGTCGCTTGCtgagttaaaaaatataatgttCTCTCTTTGATTCATTTAAACAGATTCTATGAAGTGAAACAGGCTTCATTGTTCCCATTTAAAACCAATCACTCTGCATGAAAAGTGATTTTCGAAGGTCAAGTCAGCGACCTCTGTACTCAGCCCATTTAAAGCTGCTTCAGAGAACTCACAGACTTTCTCAGGAGGGGCTGTGTGTTTGAGATTGTCCAACCAGCCCAGTAAAAAGTCAGCAGAATGTCCAAAGGAGCcactgtgagaaaacagcaggagatcctccacaggatgctcagcgagcgagtgggtgtgtCGGTGACATTTCTAACaggcaacaaaaataaaaaacacacaaagaacacaaatatctagGGATGAAACAGTcgtgccacacacacagaggacacagaagaaaatgccaaacaaaacactgcagcagaatgaataggttacttcctgcctctgcctgctgcaccgcTCCTCATCCGGACACTCGGGAGATTTCTGCATTGTTGTGaactgagcggagaatctcctgctgagaggcaaactctggaaaaagtcTAGACCCAATTCTGCAGACATCCTCCTGAGCTCACGTCTGAAGTTAAAAACTGAAGCGCTTGTTGCCAATGAGAAGTTTCTTTCACTGGCAGTGATATACACATATCATACATACACCACTTCTGCTATCTGTAACAGCACAGATGCTTCCTGTCCACAGCTTGGCCTAGGTACTTTAAAAAGATAACAAGCTCcacatctgtaaaaaaaacacaacacagcatgTCAGCCCGCCTCAGGGGAACCACGGAGCCGGGGCCCATGGGAAGGACCACCTTAGTGTCCCCGGCCACCCCTCCACCTCACTGAGGTATCATCCTGTGGCCGCCCGCCTCCAGCTCCACGCTGGACAGGAAGCGCCTGGACAGCCGGTGGCAGTCGTAGCTCAGCTCCGTGGTGTAAACGGCGCTGGTTTTCTTGGGGTAGATGATGGTGGTGCTCCTGACGCGCTGCAGCCGGTGGCGAGGCTGGAAGTCCAGCTGCGTTTTGTAGTGGCGCCAGGTGCTGTGGGGAACCGCCATGATGGTCTGCATGCAGTGTTCGAGGCCCTGGCCCGACGGCTGCAGGGCCACGTCCTGGATGAAGTGACGGTCCGAGTTGTAGTGCACAGAGGAGACGtatctgtggaggaggagagggagaggctcTTGGTTTGAATGGGTAAGGatacaaaagcacacacatcCAAACTCAACACTAAGTGAAAGAAATGTCTGCGCACAAGGTGATGCTCCCACAAACTCAGGGATTGTAACCTCCTGGTTTCATCTGAGAAAAACGTTTCTTGCCTGGAAGGTAACATAAAAGTTTGTTGGAGTATCCACTGATGTGTTGACATTTCTCATCTTCTAGTTTTATTTGGTGCAAAATAAAGAAGTTAAACCGGTCTGTGCCAGTGGTGGAAGGTATCCATCACACCATGATGCAATGCCTCTCACACAGAGACTTGATAGGCGTCAGTCACTTTGGTCCATTACATATCAAACCTTGCATGTCCTCATAGTGTGCCATGTTTTGACTGTCCTCTGCACACCTCCCCCAGGTGTAATCCTGCACAGAACAGGTCATATAAACATTAACCCACCTTATTTCCTTTGCCGGTAACGGGTCGAGGGCTATGCCTTCTCCAAAAGACAGCGGGTGTAGCTGTGGGAAAGATCCAGTTGGTTCAAC from Limanda limanda chromosome 6, fLimLim1.1, whole genome shotgun sequence includes the following:
- the dus4l gene encoding tRNA-dihydrouridine(20a/20b) synthase [NAD(P)+]-like encodes the protein MKTCNGNSSIMDMFEKGKVLKICAPMVRYSKLAFRSLVRKYDCDICFTPMIVAADFIRSVKARDSEFTTNECDRPLIVQFAAHDAQTLADAACVVAPFSDGVDLNCGCPQRWAMSSGYGACLINKPELVKDMVRHVRNQVDNPNYATSIKIRIHKDLRRTVDLCQKAESAGVSWITVHGRTAEERHQAVHYDAIKTIKDSLSVPVIANGDIKYLRDVESTYQLTGVDGVMAARGLLTNPAMFAGYEDTPLECIWDWVDISIEQGTPFTCFHHHLTYMLERVSSQPERKVFNSLSSTSAVIDYLQNTYGSVQDMETSVH
- the rflnb gene encoding refilin B produces the protein MVGRLNLPHVCEAEPLDMSSRPERGLDSPDSGLPPSPSPGAWLLLPGGAEKAGGASPVSEDEGRDSLVPVEPTGSFPQLHPLSFGEGIALDPLPAKEIRYVSSVHYNSDRHFIQDVALQPSGQGLEHCMQTIMAVPHSTWRHYKTQLDFQPRHRLQRVRSTTIIYPKKTSAVYTTELSYDCHRLSRRFLSSVELEAGGHRMIPQ